In Verrucomicrobiia bacterium, a single window of DNA contains:
- a CDS encoding histidine phosphatase family protein — protein sequence MPADIYLVRHGQNEDNIEGILNGHRDRPLTELGREQARTVAKKLKDNGIQVIYSSPLKRAHETAQIIGSLLGLPVTVLPDLIERDFGCMTGRPVACIEDLPAHAILPTDGVTYFLEAEGSEDFPTLLERGKRVLAWVQAKHPEEHVLLVAHGDIGKMIRAAFHGWEWLDGLKTPYLDNTGVLELKPGADVLE from the coding sequence ATCCTCAATGGGCACCGTGACCGTCCCTTGACCGAACTGGGCAGGGAGCAGGCGCGTACCGTTGCGAAAAAGCTCAAGGACAACGGCATCCAAGTCATTTATTCGTCACCTCTGAAGCGTGCCCACGAAACGGCGCAAATCATAGGGAGTCTCCTTGGCTTGCCAGTGACGGTCCTGCCAGACCTTATCGAACGGGATTTTGGCTGCATGACAGGACGCCCCGTTGCCTGCATTGAGGACCTTCCGGCACACGCCATCCTCCCTACGGACGGCGTGACGTACTTCCTAGAGGCGGAAGGTTCAGAAGACTTTCCCACCCTCTTGGAGCGCGGGAAGCGGGTCCTTGCTTGGGTCCAAGCAAAGCATCCCGAGGAGCATGTCCTCTTGGTTGCGCACGGTGACATTGGCAAGATGATCCGCGCCGCCTTCCACGGTTGGGAATGGCTTGATGGGTTGAAAACGCCCTATTTAGACAACACGGGGGTGTTAGAGCTGAAGCCCGGAGCGGACGTTCTGGAGTAG